A genomic stretch from Georgenia muralis includes:
- a CDS encoding ATP-dependent helicase has translation MTAYTEAQAAAIACLDEPLQIIACAGSGKTQVISQRVAEILKQPGIEPRNVIAFTFTEKAAAELKERIHTVLEAEGVSTQGIAEMYVGTMHGYALDLVQRLVPETFKFSVLTDITTRLFIDRNSRKSGLTECPTLSPGTPRLRRFVHSKLYMQATSVLREDTIDEEQVPAGVLRSHWDYMKLLYDNAYFDFTEMINLAVQLLEGDPDEDAEAGLVQRNIRDEIRYVVVDEYQDVNPLQERLIRGLVQFGANLCVVGDDDQTIYQWRGSEVSNILTFKDRYAGVRQVTLDDNFRSSGGVVEVGRSVAELIPFGARLSKAMVASGHQKFARGDLLALEFAEPDAEASWICNRIQAMRGVAFADGPSADPRGLSWSDCAVLFRSVARDAGPLVDEMRRRGIPFVIKGLNRLFDSPEIQAIVGIFRYIVSEIDGAALRTLFDDASLLTAGGDWAAAMRVLDEGRDFDRGERWGVYNIQRLYLEFLETLMLREDTVPGDPARAELVFYQLGKFSQAISDFEAIYFNTDPAQKYRSFADWLEHQAPDYYADADADVGYAAPDAVVISTVHQAKGMQWPVVFVPCLRSNRFPAKRQGGLGLFHVIPDTAVASPDRYRGTVEDETRLFYVAVTRAQKFLFVSYSPVPGNRLYGRRSQFFDHCSRQPWFLTREPAAPAPTLEPHAKQELPNVTLSFSELKYLFECPYQFKLRFLYGFNPPLHEALGYGKGLHDALAEAHKRALNGDILGAGAAEDLVDRHLHAPYAYPALKATLRAAAIKSVERYLTDHAADLERTVHSEKQIQVHVAPGITVDGRIDLVRRLDSDEVAIVDFKSTARAQDEDVTRDQLHVYAVGYQELTGERADLIEVLNLDEQGKTIRELVEDPLLTAVRGRIKAAGDALRDNDLPRLPVWEDKCSKCDLAELCRDVPADQRRARRASSGR, from the coding sequence ATGACGGCCTACACCGAAGCGCAGGCGGCAGCCATCGCCTGTCTCGACGAGCCGCTGCAGATCATCGCGTGTGCGGGGTCGGGGAAGACGCAGGTCATTTCCCAACGTGTGGCCGAGATCTTAAAGCAGCCGGGCATCGAGCCGCGCAACGTCATCGCGTTCACGTTCACGGAGAAGGCAGCAGCGGAACTGAAAGAGCGCATCCACACGGTGCTCGAGGCTGAGGGCGTGAGCACCCAGGGCATCGCCGAGATGTACGTAGGCACCATGCACGGATACGCCCTCGACTTGGTGCAGCGCCTCGTGCCGGAGACCTTCAAGTTCTCCGTGCTCACCGACATCACAACGCGGTTGTTCATCGATCGCAACAGCCGGAAGTCAGGGCTCACCGAGTGCCCCACGCTGTCGCCCGGGACACCTCGCCTCCGGCGCTTTGTCCACTCGAAGCTCTACATGCAGGCAACAAGCGTGCTCCGGGAAGACACCATCGACGAGGAGCAGGTTCCAGCCGGTGTGCTGAGGTCCCACTGGGACTACATGAAGTTGCTGTACGACAACGCGTACTTCGACTTCACGGAGATGATCAATCTCGCGGTGCAACTTCTTGAGGGCGATCCGGACGAGGATGCGGAGGCCGGCCTGGTCCAGCGCAACATCCGTGACGAGATCCGCTACGTGGTCGTCGACGAGTACCAGGACGTCAACCCGCTCCAGGAACGACTGATCCGGGGCCTCGTGCAGTTCGGCGCGAACCTCTGCGTCGTCGGAGACGACGATCAGACGATCTACCAGTGGCGCGGTAGTGAGGTCAGCAACATCTTGACCTTTAAGGATCGCTACGCCGGCGTTCGACAGGTCACACTTGACGACAACTTTCGCTCGAGCGGGGGCGTCGTGGAGGTCGGTAGGTCGGTCGCTGAGCTCATTCCCTTCGGGGCGAGGCTCTCGAAGGCGATGGTTGCTTCGGGACATCAGAAGTTCGCTCGTGGTGACCTCCTGGCTCTCGAGTTCGCTGAACCGGATGCGGAGGCATCGTGGATCTGCAACCGGATCCAGGCCATGCGGGGAGTTGCCTTCGCCGACGGGCCGAGTGCGGATCCGCGCGGCCTCTCGTGGTCGGACTGCGCGGTGCTGTTCCGATCGGTGGCCCGTGACGCCGGACCTCTCGTGGACGAGATGCGCCGCCGGGGCATTCCGTTTGTGATCAAGGGACTCAACCGGTTGTTCGATAGCCCCGAGATCCAGGCGATTGTCGGAATCTTCCGCTACATCGTGAGCGAGATTGACGGAGCGGCGCTACGGACTCTGTTCGACGACGCGTCGCTACTCACGGCCGGCGGAGATTGGGCGGCTGCGATGCGGGTGTTGGACGAGGGGCGCGACTTCGACCGTGGCGAAAGGTGGGGCGTCTACAACATCCAGCGCCTGTACCTGGAATTCCTCGAAACGCTCATGCTCCGCGAGGACACCGTTCCCGGCGATCCCGCACGTGCGGAACTGGTCTTCTACCAACTCGGCAAGTTCAGCCAAGCGATCTCGGACTTCGAAGCGATCTACTTCAACACCGACCCAGCCCAGAAGTACAGGTCGTTCGCCGACTGGCTGGAGCACCAAGCACCCGATTACTACGCCGACGCTGATGCAGACGTCGGGTACGCCGCACCCGATGCCGTCGTCATCTCGACGGTCCACCAAGCCAAGGGCATGCAGTGGCCGGTGGTCTTCGTGCCGTGTCTCCGCAGCAACCGCTTTCCCGCGAAGCGGCAAGGCGGGCTCGGACTCTTCCACGTCATTCCGGACACCGCGGTCGCGAGCCCCGATCGCTACCGCGGAACCGTCGAGGACGAGACTCGCCTGTTCTACGTCGCAGTGACCCGGGCCCAGAAGTTCCTATTCGTCTCCTACTCTCCGGTGCCCGGCAATCGGCTGTATGGCAGACGTTCGCAGTTCTTCGACCATTGCTCTCGGCAGCCCTGGTTCCTGACCCGCGAGCCAGCAGCTCCCGCGCCCACGCTCGAGCCGCATGCCAAGCAGGAGCTGCCGAACGTCACCCTCTCGTTCTCAGAACTCAAGTACCTCTTCGAGTGCCCGTACCAGTTCAAGCTGCGCTTTCTCTACGGCTTCAATCCGCCGCTGCACGAGGCGCTCGGCTACGGGAAGGGTCTCCATGACGCGCTAGCCGAAGCGCACAAGCGCGCGCTCAATGGGGACATACTCGGTGCGGGCGCCGCCGAGGACCTCGTCGACCGACACCTGCACGCTCCGTACGCCTATCCGGCGCTGAAGGCAACGCTGCGTGCCGCCGCCATTAAGTCTGTCGAGCGTTACCTGACGGATCACGCTGCGGACTTGGAGCGAACGGTCCACAGCGAGAAGCAGATCCAGGTGCACGTGGCTCCTGGGATCACGGTTGACGGCCGCATCGACCTTGTCCGTCGCCTCGACAGTGACGAGGTCGCGATTGTCGACTTCAAGTCGACGGCTCGGGCCCAGGACGAGGACGTTACGCGCGACCAGCTTCATGTCTACGCAGTTGGTTATCAGGAGCTGACCGGCGAACGGGCAGATCTCATTGAGGTCCTCAACCTCGACGAACAGGGCAAGACCATCCGCGAGCTCGTTGAGGACCCGTTGCTCACCGCCGTCCGGGGTCGGATCAAGGCGGCGGGCGACGCACTGCGTGACAACGATCTTCCACGCCTCCCAGTCTGGGAGGACAAGTGCTCGAAGTGCGACCTGGCGGAACTTTGCCGGGACGTGCCGGCGGATCAGCGGCGGGCGCGGAGAGCCTCCTCTGGCCGATAA
- a CDS encoding DUF932 domain-containing protein, whose protein sequence is MDDIEIFQDGRAAFYGARTPAWHRLGTVTDDAVRAEHALRLAGLDNWDVTMRPVFTTGPDGQPVALPKHRATVRRTPGAPEGSFDALGVVGTDYQVIQNEEAFSFLTDLVEDGDATFETAGSLHGGARVFVTMRVPESVVVAGHDQIDLYLAVTTSHDGQSAFTAIPTPVRVVCQNTLTLALREARSRYRVQHRPGQAPSAAEARQMLGITMAGGLDIVAAAEEMLKNRVTDAEFDDIVAREFIPMPPHASPKQWENRMLDRKGLAYFFRDAPTQDLGRNTAWGAFNAISEWSEWSKPKNPAAPGSAESAITGDIAAVRQKAWNRFAPEQYKQRRRRARSTADMGRLDTLAGAAQRA, encoded by the coding sequence GTGGACGACATCGAGATATTCCAGGACGGTCGAGCCGCGTTCTACGGTGCGCGGACGCCAGCGTGGCACCGGCTGGGCACGGTCACGGACGACGCCGTCCGGGCGGAGCACGCTCTTCGCCTCGCGGGGCTCGACAACTGGGACGTGACGATGAGGCCGGTCTTCACTACCGGACCCGACGGTCAGCCGGTGGCACTCCCCAAGCACCGTGCCACGGTACGACGGACCCCGGGTGCTCCCGAGGGCTCCTTCGACGCGCTTGGGGTCGTCGGTACCGACTACCAGGTCATCCAGAACGAGGAAGCCTTCAGCTTCCTCACCGATCTGGTGGAAGACGGTGATGCCACGTTCGAGACTGCCGGCTCCCTCCACGGCGGCGCGCGGGTCTTCGTGACGATGCGGGTGCCGGAGAGCGTCGTGGTGGCCGGTCACGACCAGATAGACCTCTACCTCGCCGTGACCACGAGCCATGACGGTCAGTCCGCGTTCACTGCGATCCCCACACCCGTGCGGGTGGTGTGTCAGAATACGCTCACCCTGGCGCTACGTGAGGCGCGGTCGCGATACAGGGTGCAGCACCGCCCCGGCCAGGCGCCCTCGGCGGCCGAGGCGCGCCAGATGCTGGGCATCACAATGGCGGGCGGTCTCGACATCGTCGCCGCGGCGGAGGAGATGTTGAAGAACAGGGTCACTGACGCGGAGTTTGACGACATCGTGGCACGGGAGTTCATCCCCATGCCGCCCCACGCCAGCCCCAAGCAGTGGGAGAACCGCATGCTCGACCGGAAGGGCCTTGCCTACTTCTTCCGTGACGCACCCACGCAGGACCTCGGACGCAACACCGCGTGGGGCGCATTCAACGCGATCTCCGAGTGGTCCGAGTGGAGCAAGCCGAAGAACCCGGCGGCCCCCGGCTCTGCGGAATCCGCTATCACCGGAGACATCGCCGCCGTGCGTCAGAAGGCGTGGAACCGCTTCGCGCCCGAGCAGTACAAGCAGCGACGCAGGCGCGCCCGGAGCACCGCTGACATGGGCAGGCTCGACACCCTCGCTGGAGCCGCTCAGCGCGCGTAG
- a CDS encoding HNH endonuclease, giving the protein MTSWVLTIAEDYPNHWEIAKENGLWDMTTHRPIERADRVYFWVTGGMGFVGRVLVTRGAHALADNAVLPWTDQGKREYVSRFEFAQAEDYGAEPVSWTAVAKVTGWARRPDYASATPRQDSAAETWLSSLFTTTEDDAERAFATAESAAAKLADLKEDTRERALAEIAVRRGQGKFRTSLLAAYGRRCAVTGTTEEAVLEAAHISPYRGTHTNLVANGLLLRSDIHTLFDLHLLTVRPHDGSYVVRVAPSVAEQHYRDLDGHPLQHLPHDVTARPSAEALANHNQGCAWLTGRIGPTVDYAR; this is encoded by the coding sequence ATGACGAGCTGGGTGCTCACCATTGCTGAGGACTACCCGAACCACTGGGAAATCGCCAAGGAGAACGGGCTGTGGGACATGACCACACACCGCCCGATCGAGCGCGCGGATCGTGTCTACTTCTGGGTGACAGGCGGTATGGGATTTGTCGGCCGCGTGCTTGTGACACGTGGTGCGCATGCCCTCGCCGACAATGCTGTGTTGCCCTGGACGGACCAGGGTAAACGAGAGTACGTATCCCGATTCGAATTTGCGCAGGCCGAGGACTACGGCGCGGAGCCCGTTAGTTGGACCGCGGTCGCCAAAGTCACGGGGTGGGCACGCCGACCGGACTACGCCTCAGCGACGCCACGCCAGGACTCCGCTGCGGAAACGTGGCTCAGCTCGCTCTTCACGACGACGGAGGACGACGCCGAACGCGCCTTCGCCACCGCCGAGAGCGCCGCGGCCAAACTGGCGGATCTCAAGGAGGACACCCGCGAGCGGGCGCTCGCCGAGATCGCCGTCCGCCGCGGGCAGGGGAAGTTCCGCACGTCGCTGCTGGCCGCGTACGGGCGGCGGTGCGCCGTCACCGGGACGACCGAGGAGGCCGTGCTCGAGGCCGCCCACATCTCCCCGTACCGCGGCACGCACACGAACCTCGTAGCGAACGGTCTCCTGCTGCGGTCCGACATCCACACCCTCTTCGACCTGCACCTCCTCACGGTGCGCCCGCACGACGGAAGCTACGTCGTGCGGGTGGCACCCTCGGTGGCGGAGCAGCACTACCGCGACCTTGACGGGCACCCGCTCCAGCACCTGCCGCACGACGTCACGGCGAGACCGTCCGCGGAGGCGCTCGCCAACCACAACCAGGGCTGCGCGTGGTTGACCGGTCGAATCGGACCGACCGTCGACTACGCGCGCTGA
- a CDS encoding DUF2075 domain-containing protein, with amino-acid sequence MEVVLEHRLPLSNKRIDVLLAGLHPETGRPSYVLVELKQWGGATRWQDSDTLVDVAGAPYRPSLHPSLQVAAYGEYLRDFLVVLQDEPDQLASVAYLHNATDHLVEDLWPTAEVSNAPMFTGQGREHFREYLRTYLAPSSGFSAADSLLSSPVRPSKQLLEHAAAEIQDREQFVLLDEQRVAYELILQAVEEARRENSKTAIVVSGAPGSGKSVIALSVLGELARRGYPVVHATGSKSFTQTMRQVAGKGSTRTKNLFKYFNSFIGAEADGLDVVVLDEAHRIREKSVNRYTPKALRDQARPQVEELLDAARVPVFLLDEHQVVRPGEMGTIPDIKAHAASRGITVRQVDLAGQFRAGGSDTYLDWVHALLGLSTEAPHAAGQPAAWHDESTFSVEVVDSVEEMEARLRTRVDAGENARMTAGFCWPWSDPNKDGSLVRDVRVGSWSRPWNLKSERAVGGAPPASLWASDPAGFEQVGCVYTAQGFEYAWNGVILGPDLVWRRDHWVARREFNKDPDFRSRAAVDNPTFDRLVRHVYKVLLTRGLRGTLLYSVDEETQAMLRDRVNPARVTTEVLTAS; translated from the coding sequence GTGGAGGTCGTCCTCGAGCACCGGCTACCGCTGTCGAACAAGCGGATCGACGTCCTCCTGGCCGGGCTGCACCCGGAGACGGGCCGTCCCAGCTACGTCCTTGTCGAGCTCAAGCAGTGGGGCGGCGCGACGCGCTGGCAGGACAGCGACACCCTCGTGGACGTCGCCGGGGCTCCCTACCGGCCGTCCCTGCACCCCTCTCTCCAGGTCGCCGCGTACGGCGAGTACCTCCGCGACTTCCTCGTCGTCCTGCAGGACGAGCCCGACCAGCTCGCGTCGGTCGCCTACCTGCACAACGCCACGGACCACCTTGTCGAGGACCTCTGGCCGACGGCGGAAGTCAGCAACGCCCCGATGTTCACCGGGCAGGGACGCGAGCATTTCCGTGAGTACCTCCGCACCTACCTCGCCCCGTCGTCCGGATTCTCGGCGGCCGACTCCCTCCTTTCCTCGCCGGTCCGGCCCTCCAAGCAGCTCCTCGAGCACGCTGCCGCCGAGATCCAGGACCGTGAGCAGTTCGTGCTCCTGGACGAGCAGCGCGTCGCCTACGAGCTGATCCTCCAGGCGGTGGAAGAAGCGCGACGCGAGAACAGCAAGACGGCGATCGTCGTCAGCGGCGCACCCGGCAGCGGCAAGAGCGTCATTGCCCTCTCCGTCCTCGGCGAGCTGGCGCGGCGAGGCTACCCGGTGGTGCACGCGACCGGTTCGAAGTCCTTCACCCAGACCATGCGCCAGGTCGCGGGTAAGGGCTCCACCCGGACGAAGAACCTGTTCAAGTACTTCAACTCGTTCATCGGCGCAGAGGCGGACGGTCTCGACGTGGTCGTGCTCGACGAAGCCCACCGCATCCGGGAGAAGTCGGTCAACCGCTACACGCCCAAGGCGCTGCGCGACCAGGCCCGCCCGCAGGTGGAGGAGCTGCTCGACGCCGCTCGGGTGCCGGTCTTCCTCCTCGACGAGCACCAGGTGGTACGGCCGGGGGAGATGGGCACGATCCCGGACATTAAGGCCCACGCGGCCAGCCGAGGCATCACCGTCCGGCAGGTCGACCTCGCCGGCCAGTTCCGCGCCGGAGGCAGCGACACCTATCTCGACTGGGTACACGCGCTGCTGGGACTCAGCACGGAAGCGCCGCACGCCGCAGGCCAGCCGGCAGCGTGGCACGACGAGTCGACCTTCTCCGTGGAGGTCGTGGACTCCGTCGAGGAGATGGAGGCCAGGCTCAGGACCCGGGTGGATGCCGGTGAGAACGCCCGGATGACCGCGGGCTTCTGCTGGCCGTGGAGCGACCCGAACAAGGACGGATCGCTCGTCCGCGACGTGCGGGTCGGCTCGTGGAGCCGGCCGTGGAACCTCAAGAGCGAGCGCGCCGTCGGCGGCGCCCCGCCCGCCTCGCTCTGGGCCTCCGATCCGGCCGGCTTTGAGCAGGTGGGGTGCGTCTACACCGCTCAGGGCTTCGAGTACGCCTGGAACGGTGTCATCCTCGGCCCAGACCTCGTCTGGCGGCGGGACCACTGGGTGGCCCGCCGCGAGTTCAACAAGGACCCGGACTTTCGCTCCCGTGCGGCGGTGGACAACCCGACCTTCGACCGGCTGGTCCGGCACGTCTACAAGGTCCTACTCACCCGCGGCCTGCGCGGGACGCTCCTCTACTCCGTCGACGAGGAGACCCAGGCGATGCTGCGTGACCGCGTGAACCCCGCGCGGGTCACTACCGAGGTACTCACCGCCTCCTGA
- a CDS encoding IS1380 family transposase: MRVSHKVSTDFDDPNLVSVAGLVPTMALARRAGLHDLAGQRVKVPGDAGANAAMKVPALVAGMVAGADSIDDMDLLRHGGMGKVFAGLRAPSTLGTHLRAYTHGHVRQLDSVAAAVLVGLAGEVPDLLKGSEEVAYLDVDDTMRQTHGYQKQGVAYGYNKTKGLNAQLAAVSTPLAAPVIAATRLRRGNVSSPHGAKSLITEALGTARRAGVSGQITVRADSAYYTHAVVAAASRGGARFSVTARMDPAVVAAISRIPETDWVGIKYPAAIWDPDEQRWISDAEVAEVPFVAFTSRRKAEHVTARLIVRRVKRLNPRSVPAGQGEMFAAYRHHAVFTDTELAMLEAEASHRDHAIIEQVIADLKDGPLAHLPSGVFTANSAWTVLAAIAFNLTRAAGTLASTRHARARTATIRKHLITVPARLATSARRLRLHLPKDWPWEHPWRALNDAAFAPPLAPAA; encoded by the coding sequence GTGCGAGTCTCTCACAAGGTTTCCACGGATTTTGATGACCCGAATCTGGTGTCGGTGGCGGGTCTGGTCCCGACGATGGCGTTGGCGCGGCGGGCCGGGCTGCATGACCTGGCGGGGCAGCGGGTGAAGGTGCCTGGCGATGCGGGCGCCAATGCCGCGATGAAGGTCCCGGCCCTGGTGGCGGGGATGGTCGCGGGCGCGGACAGCATCGATGACATGGACCTGTTGCGCCACGGCGGCATGGGGAAGGTCTTCGCCGGGCTGCGGGCACCGTCGACGTTGGGCACGCATCTGCGCGCGTATACCCATGGGCATGTGCGCCAGCTCGACTCGGTCGCCGCGGCCGTTCTGGTTGGCCTGGCCGGGGAGGTCCCGGACCTGCTCAAGGGTTCCGAGGAGGTGGCCTACCTCGACGTTGACGACACCATGCGGCAGACCCACGGGTACCAGAAGCAGGGCGTGGCCTACGGGTACAACAAGACCAAGGGCCTCAACGCCCAGCTCGCGGCGGTCTCGACCCCGCTGGCGGCGCCGGTGATCGCCGCCACCCGGCTGCGCCGGGGCAACGTCTCCTCGCCCCACGGGGCGAAGTCGTTGATCACCGAGGCGCTGGGCACCGCACGCCGGGCCGGGGTGAGCGGGCAGATCACCGTGCGGGCCGACAGCGCGTACTACACCCACGCCGTCGTCGCCGCCGCCTCCAGGGGCGGGGCCCGGTTCTCCGTCACCGCCCGGATGGACCCCGCGGTGGTCGCGGCAATCTCCCGGATCCCCGAGACCGACTGGGTGGGGATCAAGTACCCCGCGGCGATCTGGGACCCCGACGAGCAACGGTGGATCTCCGACGCCGAGGTCGCCGAGGTCCCCTTCGTCGCGTTCACCTCCCGCCGGAAGGCCGAGCACGTCACCGCCCGGTTGATCGTGCGCCGGGTCAAGCGCCTGAATCCCAGGTCGGTCCCGGCCGGGCAGGGCGAGATGTTCGCCGCCTACCGCCACCACGCCGTCTTCACCGACACCGAGCTGGCCATGCTCGAGGCCGAGGCCTCCCACCGCGACCACGCGATCATCGAGCAGGTCATCGCCGACCTCAAGGACGGCCCGCTCGCTCACCTCCCCTCCGGGGTCTTCACCGCGAATTCGGCCTGGACCGTGCTCGCGGCCATCGCGTTCAACCTCACCCGCGCCGCCGGCACCCTCGCCTCGACCCGGCACGCCCGAGCCCGGACCGCCACCATCCGCAAGCATCTGATCACCGTCCCGGCCCGTCTCGCGACCTCCGCCCGCCGGCTGCGCCTCCACCTGCCCAAGGACTGGCCCTGGGAGCACCCCTGGCGCGCCCTCAACGACGCCGCCTTCGCTCCACCGCTCGCCCCCGCGGCCTGA
- a CDS encoding IS110 family transposase has product MKQRIAPGWAGVDVGKGHHWICLIDEAGTTVWSTKVVNDEAAILDAIAGVLGHADEVVWGVDVTGTMSGLLLALLAAHGQRVRYVPGRTVNQMASAYRGEAKTDARDAYVIAETLRHRGDLQDVEVATALVTELRLLVTHRTDLVGDRVRVVNRLRDVLSGYFPALERSFDYAHSRGALVLLTGYQTPQAIRRTGESRLRAWLVKRKVRSADQIAAAALGAAKAQQTVVPGQDVAASIVADLAAQLLALGARISDLDARITTTFRAHPQAEIIESLPGMGPILGAELVAAAGDLAAYANAGRLASAAGLVPVPRDSGRRTGNLHRPMRYSRKLRRVFYLSASAAMMREGPNRDYYLKKRGQGHGHVQALIALARRRVDVLWALLRDNRPFELAPPSREPMAQTA; this is encoded by the coding sequence ATGAAGCAACGGATCGCGCCCGGGTGGGCTGGTGTCGACGTCGGTAAGGGTCATCACTGGATCTGCCTGATCGACGAGGCCGGCACCACAGTCTGGTCGACGAAGGTGGTCAACGACGAGGCCGCCATCCTCGACGCGATCGCCGGCGTCCTTGGCCACGCCGACGAGGTCGTCTGGGGAGTAGACGTCACCGGGACCATGTCGGGACTGCTGCTGGCACTGCTGGCAGCCCACGGTCAGCGGGTGAGATACGTCCCCGGCCGCACGGTGAACCAGATGGCCAGCGCCTACCGCGGTGAGGCCAAGACCGACGCCCGCGATGCCTACGTCATCGCCGAGACCCTGCGACACCGCGGCGATCTACAGGACGTCGAGGTCGCCACCGCGCTGGTGACCGAGCTGCGGCTACTGGTGACCCACCGCACCGACCTGGTCGGTGACCGGGTCCGCGTGGTCAACCGGCTCCGCGACGTGCTCAGCGGCTACTTCCCTGCGCTGGAGCGGTCCTTCGACTACGCCCATAGCCGGGGTGCGTTGGTCCTGCTGACGGGCTACCAGACGCCGCAGGCGATCCGCCGGACGGGTGAGTCGCGGTTGCGGGCATGGCTGGTCAAGCGGAAGGTGCGCAGCGCCGACCAGATCGCTGCAGCTGCGCTCGGTGCGGCCAAGGCCCAGCAGACCGTCGTGCCCGGGCAGGATGTGGCGGCCAGCATCGTGGCCGACCTCGCCGCTCAGCTCCTGGCGCTCGGCGCGCGGATCTCCGACCTCGACGCCCGGATCACCACCACCTTCCGCGCGCACCCCCAGGCCGAGATCATCGAGTCCCTGCCCGGCATGGGACCGATCCTCGGTGCCGAGCTGGTAGCCGCCGCAGGGGACCTTGCCGCCTATGCGAACGCCGGACGGCTCGCCTCGGCCGCCGGGCTTGTCCCGGTCCCGCGGGACTCTGGCCGGCGCACCGGGAACCTGCACCGGCCGATGCGCTACTCGCGCAAGCTGCGCAGAGTGTTCTACCTCTCCGCCTCAGCCGCCATGATGCGCGAGGGCCCCAACCGCGACTACTACCTCAAGAAGCGCGGACAAGGCCACGGGCACGTCCAAGCGCTCATCGCCTTGGCGCGCCGACGCGTCGACGTCCTATGGGCCCTGCTCCGCGACAACCGACCCTTCGAACTCGCCCCACCCTCGCGAGAACCGATGGCCCAAACGGCTTGA